One genomic segment of Osmia bicornis bicornis chromosome 16, iOsmBic2.1, whole genome shotgun sequence includes these proteins:
- the LOC114871538 gene encoding aminopeptidase N-like isoform X1: protein MMAYAKIIAISLLVCAISALPVQNDDPGTNPNNETKINYRLPNSTVPVHYDLKIIPDIDGDSGFKGESIIHFKVLEPTSDIALHSVRLNVDENATRVIYSDGIVLRPEAHTYVKTTDQLIISVDRILEEGEYWMTMRFSGHYKEGLHGFFKGYYTNEEGNDVWLVATHFEPTNARYAFPCWDEPALKATFNISIKHYDNYTALSNMPVRERTNVDEADGKMWTHFEKTPVMSTYLVAYVVADFEKISNADGSINIWSRKDLVPNLKYALEIAEKATRVLEQYTNSTVRVPKMDHVALPQHGSGAMENWGLITYPEINLAFNKSVDSLQRKRAIAKTVAHELAHQWFGNKVSPIWWSHIWLNEGFASYFQHYTLNKIFKNWREIDYFIISSLQDSLVTDTQWHTNPIDVDLETPGQIKSAFSIAIYKKAPSILHMLSNIISPEVFQKGVVDYLDRHEYDSADPDCLWRALQSALDKSDVPHSDFNVKEVMDTWIKQKRYPLVTVERNYSTGEVKLRQEDFALVDVHMHANSTEYKDEKETYQWWVPITYATESNPDFSDIGPIKWLKPHEVLTVDGIDPDDWIIVNKQQSGYYRVNYDEANWRKIAKYLRSENYTNVHVLSRAQIVSDITRLVFYERVKPSVFLDLIVYLKQEQDYTQWIHVFDLLENIKQVLDVPSAQPIRDFILSLMENLMKTVGYDDNDNEDPLTHFKRHKALEWACFLGHTGCKEMATIKLLQYMNDRYIYKKSPELAEWAFTYGPQLANESVWHQIWEFYVKERMIYSLSATEDPTLFQAYLNITISNNVPFAYRGLLVEMAMEHRLFSNVAMDFCIEHWDQLGESLGYSYYRLYDMRMIIMDEERIEKIKKICEKIPDCNWEKFWAKYEKYIKQVKSEIEKWIAAINDM, encoded by the exons AT gATGGCATATGcaaaaattattgcaatttcCCTCCTCGTATGCGCCATATCAGCACTTCCTGTTCAAAATGACGACCCAGGGACTAATCCTAATAACGAAACGAAAATTAACTATCGTTTGCCAAACTCTACAGTGCCCGTACACTACGACCTGAAAATAATACCAGACATTGATGGTGACTCTGGATTCAAAGGCGAAAGTATCATACATTTCAAGGTTCTAGAACCAACCTCAGATATTGCACTGCATTCGGTACGTTTAAATGTCGATGAGAATGCAACGCGGGTAATCTACTCAGATGGCATTGTGCTTAGGCCAGAAGCTCACACTTATGTTAAGACGACAGACCAATTGATAATAAGCGTTGATAGGATTCTTGAGGAGGGAGAATACTGGATGACCATGAGATTCTCAGGACATTACAAAGAGGGATTGCATGGATTTTTTAAAGGTTACTATACGAATGAGGAAGGAAATGATGT GTGGCTCGTTGCCACACACTTCGAGCCAACCAATGCTCGTTACGCCTTTCCCTGTTGGGATGAGCCTGCCCTGAAGGCAACGTTTAACATCTCCATCAAACATTACGACAATTATACAGCATTATCGAATATGCCGGTACGAGAGAGAACCAATGTCGATGAAGCTGATGGCAAAATGTGGACGCACTTTGAGAAGACACCTGTTATGTCCACTTATCTAGTAGCCTACGTGGTTGCTGATTTCGAGAAGATATCGAATGCCGATGGTTCTATTAACATCTGGAGCAGGAAGGATCTTGTTCctaatttgaaatatgctCTTGAAATTGCAGAGAAAGCAACTAGGGTGTTGGAACAATATACAAATAGTACGGTCCGAGTGCCAAAGATGGATCATGTTGCTCTTCCTCAACACGGTTCGGGTGCTATGGAGAACTGGGGACTTATTACATATCC AGAAATAAATCTTGCTTTTAATAAGAGTGTGGATTCTCTGCAACGAAAGCGGGCCATTGCAAAGACAGTGGCACACGAGTTAGCTCATCAGTGGTTTGGTAATAAGGTCAGTCCAATTTGGTGGTCGCACATTTGGTTGAACGAAGGATTTGCCTCGTACTTCCAACACTACACTTTGAACAAG ATATTCAAGAACTGGAGAGAGattgattattttataatcaGTTCTCTTCAAGATTCCCTTGTTACAGATACTCAGTGGCATACAAATCCAATCGATGTTGACTTAGAAACGCCCGGGCAAATTAAATCTGCCTTTTCTATCGCCATTTATAAAAAAG CTCCCTCCATTCTGCACATGCTGTCCAATATCATCTCTCCAGAGGTCTTCCAGAAAGGCGTCGTAGACTATCTGGATAGACA CGAATACGACTCTGCAGATCCTGACTGCCTGTGGAGAGCCCTGCAGAGTGCCCTGGACAAGTCAGACGTTCCCCACAGCGACTTCAATGTAAAGGAGGTTATGGACACCTGGATCAAACAAAAGAGATACCCATTAGTAACTGTCGAACGTAATTATTCAACTGGAGAGGTGAAATTGAGGCAGGAAGATTTTGCATTGGTCGATGTCCATATGCATGCTAATAGTACAGAATATAAAGATGAAAAGGAAACTTATCAATGGTGGGTACCCATCACTTATGCAACAGAGTCTAACCCAGATTTCTCAGACATTGGGCCCATTAAATGGTTGAAGCCTCATGAGGTTTTAACTGTTGATGGAATTGACCCAGACGACTGGATTATAGTAAATAAACAACAAAGTG GTTACTACCGTGTGAATTATGATGAAGCTAACTGGAGAAAGATCGCCAAGTACCTTCGCTCCGAGAACTATACGAACGTCCACGTGTTGAGTCGTGCCCAAATCGTGAGCGACATCACGCGATTGGTATTTTACGAACGTGTAAAACCATCGGTGTTCTTGGACCTGATTGTTTATTTGAAACAAGAGCAAGATTATACACAATGGATTCATGTATTCGACCTACTGGAGAATATTAAGCAGGTCTTGGATGTCCCATCGGCCCAGCCAATTAGG GATTTTATATTGAGCTTAATGGAGAATTTAATGAAAACCGTGGGTTATGATGACAACGACAATGAAGATCCTCTTACGCATTTCAAAAGACATAAGGCGCTGGAATGGGCCTGCTTTCTTGGGCACACCGGGTGCAAAGAAATGGCGACTATTAAGCTATTACAGTACATGAATGATCGATATATTTACAA GAAGTCACCAGAACTTGCAGAATGGGCGTTTACATATGGCCCACAACTGGCGAACGAGTCGGTTTGGCATCAGATCTGGGAATTCTATGTGAAAGAAAGAATGATATATAGCTTGAGTGCAACAGAGGATCCAACACTCTTTCAAGCATATCtaaatataacaatatcaaataATGTGCCATTTGCGTACAGAGGATTGTTAGTTGAAATGGCAATGGAACACCGCCTTTTTTCAAATGTAGCCATGGATTTTTGTATAGAACATTGGGATCAACTCGGTGAAAG TTTGGGATACAGTTACTATCGCCTTTATGATATGCGGATGATCATTATGGATGAAGAACGAATCGAGAAG aTAAAGAAGATATGTGAAAAGATCCCCGATTGTAATTGGGAGAAATTTTGGGCAAAATACgagaaatatataaaacaagtcaaaagtgaaattgaaaaatggatTGCTGCAATAAATGATATGTAG
- the LOC114871538 gene encoding aminopeptidase N-like isoform X2, translated as MAYAKIIAISLLVCAISALPVQNDDPGTNPNNETKINYRLPNSTVPVHYDLKIIPDIDGDSGFKGESIIHFKVLEPTSDIALHSVRLNVDENATRVIYSDGIVLRPEAHTYVKTTDQLIISVDRILEEGEYWMTMRFSGHYKEGLHGFFKGYYTNEEGNDVWLVATHFEPTNARYAFPCWDEPALKATFNISIKHYDNYTALSNMPVRERTNVDEADGKMWTHFEKTPVMSTYLVAYVVADFEKISNADGSINIWSRKDLVPNLKYALEIAEKATRVLEQYTNSTVRVPKMDHVALPQHGSGAMENWGLITYPEINLAFNKSVDSLQRKRAIAKTVAHELAHQWFGNKVSPIWWSHIWLNEGFASYFQHYTLNKIFKNWREIDYFIISSLQDSLVTDTQWHTNPIDVDLETPGQIKSAFSIAIYKKAPSILHMLSNIISPEVFQKGVVDYLDRHEYDSADPDCLWRALQSALDKSDVPHSDFNVKEVMDTWIKQKRYPLVTVERNYSTGEVKLRQEDFALVDVHMHANSTEYKDEKETYQWWVPITYATESNPDFSDIGPIKWLKPHEVLTVDGIDPDDWIIVNKQQSGYYRVNYDEANWRKIAKYLRSENYTNVHVLSRAQIVSDITRLVFYERVKPSVFLDLIVYLKQEQDYTQWIHVFDLLENIKQVLDVPSAQPIRDFILSLMENLMKTVGYDDNDNEDPLTHFKRHKALEWACFLGHTGCKEMATIKLLQYMNDRYIYKKSPELAEWAFTYGPQLANESVWHQIWEFYVKERMIYSLSATEDPTLFQAYLNITISNNVPFAYRGLLVEMAMEHRLFSNVAMDFCIEHWDQLGESLGYSYYRLYDMRMIIMDEERIEKIKKICEKIPDCNWEKFWAKYEKYIKQVKSEIEKWIAAINDM; from the exons ATGGCATATGcaaaaattattgcaatttcCCTCCTCGTATGCGCCATATCAGCACTTCCTGTTCAAAATGACGACCCAGGGACTAATCCTAATAACGAAACGAAAATTAACTATCGTTTGCCAAACTCTACAGTGCCCGTACACTACGACCTGAAAATAATACCAGACATTGATGGTGACTCTGGATTCAAAGGCGAAAGTATCATACATTTCAAGGTTCTAGAACCAACCTCAGATATTGCACTGCATTCGGTACGTTTAAATGTCGATGAGAATGCAACGCGGGTAATCTACTCAGATGGCATTGTGCTTAGGCCAGAAGCTCACACTTATGTTAAGACGACAGACCAATTGATAATAAGCGTTGATAGGATTCTTGAGGAGGGAGAATACTGGATGACCATGAGATTCTCAGGACATTACAAAGAGGGATTGCATGGATTTTTTAAAGGTTACTATACGAATGAGGAAGGAAATGATGT GTGGCTCGTTGCCACACACTTCGAGCCAACCAATGCTCGTTACGCCTTTCCCTGTTGGGATGAGCCTGCCCTGAAGGCAACGTTTAACATCTCCATCAAACATTACGACAATTATACAGCATTATCGAATATGCCGGTACGAGAGAGAACCAATGTCGATGAAGCTGATGGCAAAATGTGGACGCACTTTGAGAAGACACCTGTTATGTCCACTTATCTAGTAGCCTACGTGGTTGCTGATTTCGAGAAGATATCGAATGCCGATGGTTCTATTAACATCTGGAGCAGGAAGGATCTTGTTCctaatttgaaatatgctCTTGAAATTGCAGAGAAAGCAACTAGGGTGTTGGAACAATATACAAATAGTACGGTCCGAGTGCCAAAGATGGATCATGTTGCTCTTCCTCAACACGGTTCGGGTGCTATGGAGAACTGGGGACTTATTACATATCC AGAAATAAATCTTGCTTTTAATAAGAGTGTGGATTCTCTGCAACGAAAGCGGGCCATTGCAAAGACAGTGGCACACGAGTTAGCTCATCAGTGGTTTGGTAATAAGGTCAGTCCAATTTGGTGGTCGCACATTTGGTTGAACGAAGGATTTGCCTCGTACTTCCAACACTACACTTTGAACAAG ATATTCAAGAACTGGAGAGAGattgattattttataatcaGTTCTCTTCAAGATTCCCTTGTTACAGATACTCAGTGGCATACAAATCCAATCGATGTTGACTTAGAAACGCCCGGGCAAATTAAATCTGCCTTTTCTATCGCCATTTATAAAAAAG CTCCCTCCATTCTGCACATGCTGTCCAATATCATCTCTCCAGAGGTCTTCCAGAAAGGCGTCGTAGACTATCTGGATAGACA CGAATACGACTCTGCAGATCCTGACTGCCTGTGGAGAGCCCTGCAGAGTGCCCTGGACAAGTCAGACGTTCCCCACAGCGACTTCAATGTAAAGGAGGTTATGGACACCTGGATCAAACAAAAGAGATACCCATTAGTAACTGTCGAACGTAATTATTCAACTGGAGAGGTGAAATTGAGGCAGGAAGATTTTGCATTGGTCGATGTCCATATGCATGCTAATAGTACAGAATATAAAGATGAAAAGGAAACTTATCAATGGTGGGTACCCATCACTTATGCAACAGAGTCTAACCCAGATTTCTCAGACATTGGGCCCATTAAATGGTTGAAGCCTCATGAGGTTTTAACTGTTGATGGAATTGACCCAGACGACTGGATTATAGTAAATAAACAACAAAGTG GTTACTACCGTGTGAATTATGATGAAGCTAACTGGAGAAAGATCGCCAAGTACCTTCGCTCCGAGAACTATACGAACGTCCACGTGTTGAGTCGTGCCCAAATCGTGAGCGACATCACGCGATTGGTATTTTACGAACGTGTAAAACCATCGGTGTTCTTGGACCTGATTGTTTATTTGAAACAAGAGCAAGATTATACACAATGGATTCATGTATTCGACCTACTGGAGAATATTAAGCAGGTCTTGGATGTCCCATCGGCCCAGCCAATTAGG GATTTTATATTGAGCTTAATGGAGAATTTAATGAAAACCGTGGGTTATGATGACAACGACAATGAAGATCCTCTTACGCATTTCAAAAGACATAAGGCGCTGGAATGGGCCTGCTTTCTTGGGCACACCGGGTGCAAAGAAATGGCGACTATTAAGCTATTACAGTACATGAATGATCGATATATTTACAA GAAGTCACCAGAACTTGCAGAATGGGCGTTTACATATGGCCCACAACTGGCGAACGAGTCGGTTTGGCATCAGATCTGGGAATTCTATGTGAAAGAAAGAATGATATATAGCTTGAGTGCAACAGAGGATCCAACACTCTTTCAAGCATATCtaaatataacaatatcaaataATGTGCCATTTGCGTACAGAGGATTGTTAGTTGAAATGGCAATGGAACACCGCCTTTTTTCAAATGTAGCCATGGATTTTTGTATAGAACATTGGGATCAACTCGGTGAAAG TTTGGGATACAGTTACTATCGCCTTTATGATATGCGGATGATCATTATGGATGAAGAACGAATCGAGAAG aTAAAGAAGATATGTGAAAAGATCCCCGATTGTAATTGGGAGAAATTTTGGGCAAAATACgagaaatatataaaacaagtcaaaagtgaaattgaaaaatggatTGCTGCAATAAATGATATGTAG